Proteins from a single region of Chloroherpeton thalassium ATCC 35110:
- a CDS encoding putative molybdenum carrier protein, translating into MLIEKIISGGQTGVDRAALDVAFLLGISCGGWCPKKRLAEDGIIAVRYPLQETPTESYAQRTEWNVLTSDGTLILTCGNLIGGTAYTAQIAELTEKPLLILELSQNKEKAIFAEWIRSNKIKTLNIAGARESQVRGIYETAKNYLLDLLNV; encoded by the coding sequence GTGCTGATAGAAAAAATCATTTCAGGTGGACAAACGGGCGTTGATAGAGCTGCTTTAGATGTGGCGTTTTTGTTAGGAATTTCGTGCGGCGGATGGTGTCCAAAAAAACGATTGGCAGAAGATGGCATCATCGCGGTGCGGTATCCGCTGCAAGAAACACCGACTGAAAGCTATGCGCAACGAACTGAATGGAACGTGCTCACCAGCGATGGCACGCTGATTTTAACTTGTGGAAATCTTATCGGCGGAACGGCTTATACCGCTCAAATTGCAGAACTTACCGAAAAGCCATTGCTCATACTTGAGCTTTCGCAGAACAAAGAGAAAGCGATTTTTGCAGAATGGATTCGATCAAATAAAATCAAAACGTTGAACATTGCTGGCGCGCGAGAAAGTCAAGTAAGGGGGATTTACGAGACGGCTAAAAATTATTTGCTGGATTTACTAAACGTGTAA
- a CDS encoding radical SAM protein, whose translation MPLLCNYYLTYRCNAECKFCDIWKKPSIYASLPDIQQNLTDLKRLGVQFVDFTGGEPLLHKDLPEILSFAKQLGFFTSITTNTLLYPKQAAKLTGKVDLLHFSLDSIVPEKHDEIRGVSCFSKLLESIAVAKSLGEQPDILFTVQESNYKELPEVYETICRPNKLALIINPIFEYGEFFSAESTDAMFRYMLKFARRHHGTYLNSAFIKLRRDGGNNISAPVCKAVSEVIVISPYNEMILPCYHAAQKQIPIDGKLYELRHSDLVKKEIARQGRYDFCAGCTVNCYFEPSFARSMNRYTMVSIPAKIRYGSYKLFRQKLFLKVVKTKVMSFRSTHYTFSKSSK comes from the coding sequence ATGCCACTACTGTGTAATTACTATCTGACCTATCGTTGTAATGCTGAGTGCAAGTTTTGTGATATATGGAAGAAGCCAAGCATTTATGCATCACTTCCTGATATTCAGCAAAACCTAACGGATTTAAAACGTCTTGGGGTTCAGTTTGTCGATTTTACCGGCGGAGAACCGCTTTTGCACAAAGACCTGCCCGAAATTTTATCCTTTGCAAAACAGCTTGGTTTTTTTACCAGTATTACAACCAATACGCTGCTTTATCCAAAACAAGCCGCAAAGCTGACGGGTAAAGTTGACCTCTTACATTTTTCATTGGATTCAATTGTCCCTGAAAAGCACGATGAAATTCGTGGGGTGAGTTGCTTCTCAAAGCTTTTGGAAAGCATTGCGGTTGCAAAATCGCTGGGCGAGCAACCCGATATTTTATTTACGGTTCAGGAATCGAATTACAAGGAATTGCCGGAGGTGTATGAAACCATTTGCCGTCCGAATAAACTGGCCTTAATTATTAATCCTATTTTTGAATACGGGGAGTTTTTTTCGGCGGAAAGCACGGATGCGATGTTTCGTTACATGCTAAAATTTGCTAGGCGACATCACGGGACGTATTTAAACTCAGCATTTATTAAACTTCGTAGAGATGGGGGAAATAATATTTCCGCGCCGGTTTGCAAGGCTGTTTCTGAAGTGATCGTGATTTCACCTTACAACGAGATGATTCTTCCATGTTATCACGCTGCGCAAAAACAAATTCCTATTGACGGAAAGCTCTATGAACTTCGCCATTCCGATTTGGTGAAAAAGGAAATTGCACGGCAAGGCCGTTACGATTTTTGTGCCGGTTGCACGGTCAATTGCTACTTTGAGCCAAGTTTTGCGCGTTCCATGAATCGCTACACGATGGTGTCGATTCCAGCTAAAATTCGGTATGGTTCGTACAAGTTGTTTCGCCAGAAGCTGTTTCTCAAAGTTGTGAAGACAAAAGTAATGTCTTTCAGATCAACGCATTACACGTTTAGTAAATCCAGCAAATAA
- a CDS encoding response regulator — protein MPNSKTILIIDDDPISQQLYVAALTGVNLSFHSCSTADAGYHELCHENYDAVLLDLILPGANGTELLQALNKEKIKYPPVILISGNGQERLIKECLSLGAAEYLRKPIRTSFLRLLVKEVLNIQDASDKTLPEIMKLLERDKRSAKVWVKTELGQGVLSYEAGHLSAVKYLDLTKSDAMTKLSQTEPFKIELEYKS, from the coding sequence ATGCCTAACTCTAAAACAATTCTTATTATTGACGATGATCCTATTTCCCAACAGCTCTATGTGGCTGCCTTAACTGGGGTCAATTTATCGTTCCATTCTTGTAGCACTGCGGATGCTGGCTATCATGAACTTTGCCATGAAAATTACGATGCCGTTTTGCTTGATCTTATTTTACCTGGCGCTAACGGCACAGAACTACTACAAGCATTGAATAAAGAAAAAATAAAATATCCGCCGGTTATTCTCATCAGCGGAAATGGCCAAGAACGCTTGATCAAAGAATGTTTATCGCTGGGCGCGGCTGAATACCTGAGAAAACCGATTAGAACAAGCTTCTTACGGCTGCTTGTAAAAGAGGTGCTGAATATTCAAGACGCTTCCGACAAAACCCTTCCAGAAATCATGAAGCTACTTGAGAGGGATAAACGCTCGGCGAAAGTTTGGGTTAAAACAGAACTGGGCCAAGGCGTTCTTAGCTATGAAGCTGGACATTTATCTGCTGTGAAATATTTAGACCTCACCAAATCCGATGCAATGACAAAATTGTCTCAAACCGAGCCATTTAAAATCGAGCTGGAATATAAGTCCTAA
- a CDS encoding ZIP family metal transporter has protein sequence MIWLYSLSGALLVSLVSLVGLGALLIKQKTLSHITFFLLSLAAGVLLGDAFFHLFPHALEHSHSLQTSAILTVSGILLFFFFEKLIRRYAHTHHQTHSSDDEHFGNASSPIAQMSIIGDTIHNFIDGMIIGASFLISPAVGWGTLIAILAHELPQEFGDIGALVYGGYSIKKAAFINFLCALSVFPGVLLILAFGTFIERSATILLPFSAGSFIYIATGNIMPELNKETSTNKQIIQIIGIVLGLCFMYFIGLLEEVEKVHVH, from the coding sequence ATGATTTGGCTTTATTCGCTTTCTGGTGCACTGCTTGTTAGCTTAGTCTCGTTGGTTGGACTTGGCGCGCTCCTCATCAAACAGAAAACCTTAAGCCATATTACCTTTTTTTTATTGAGCTTAGCGGCGGGCGTACTTTTAGGCGATGCGTTTTTCCATTTATTTCCACACGCTCTTGAACATAGCCATTCGCTTCAAACTTCTGCGATTTTAACTGTTTCTGGCATTCTTCTATTTTTCTTCTTTGAAAAACTAATCCGCCGCTACGCTCACACGCACCATCAAACGCACTCATCCGACGATGAACATTTTGGAAACGCCTCAAGCCCCATTGCGCAAATGAGCATCATTGGCGATACGATTCATAATTTTATCGACGGGATGATTATCGGGGCAAGCTTTTTGATTTCGCCGGCGGTCGGCTGGGGCACGCTTATCGCCATTCTTGCACATGAACTTCCACAGGAATTTGGTGATATTGGCGCGCTCGTTTATGGCGGTTATTCCATCAAAAAAGCGGCTTTTATCAATTTTCTTTGCGCGCTCAGTGTTTTTCCAGGCGTCTTGCTCATCTTGGCTTTTGGTACATTTATCGAGAGAAGCGCAACCATCTTGCTGCCCTTTTCAGCAGGCAGTTTCATTTACATTGCGACGGGCAATATCATGCCTGAGCTCAACAAGGAAACCAGCACGAACAAGCAAATTATCCAGATCATTGGCATCGTGCTCGGACTTTGCTTTATGTATTTTATTGGACTTCTTGAAGAAGTGGAAAAAGTGCATGTTCATTAA
- a CDS encoding LPP20 family lipoprotein: MLCVLCFACSSGKAPLTENQAKTSMVIYPEWFLNPGSFSEAIVCGYVNCSFYQNSSASHAFQKALSNAAKFYQAEIVADDAFWATEAGVFWVATDFRETFDSSLISLYAAKFSPIDTFYSQKMVAVLAANSKSDELLYKTRQTVSNSLPSWIESPPKDERFFYAVGAAPEYFYEASSWDNATLQARKQLARTKMVRIKALQKRTDFEGQEKRIESVLVKLQAFQVVKRWPDTKNHIFYVLGRIPKQ; this comes from the coding sequence ATGCTTTGTGTGCTTTGCTTTGCTTGTTCGAGCGGCAAAGCGCCTTTGACGGAAAATCAAGCAAAAACTTCTATGGTGATTTATCCAGAATGGTTTTTAAATCCGGGAAGTTTTTCGGAAGCCATAGTTTGTGGTTATGTAAACTGTAGTTTTTATCAGAATTCCTCTGCTTCTCATGCGTTTCAAAAAGCACTTTCAAATGCCGCAAAATTTTATCAAGCGGAGATCGTTGCTGATGATGCTTTTTGGGCTACGGAAGCAGGCGTTTTTTGGGTCGCAACTGACTTTCGTGAAACCTTTGACTCCTCTCTAATTTCCCTGTATGCGGCCAAGTTTTCTCCTATCGATACATTCTACTCTCAAAAAATGGTTGCTGTTCTGGCCGCAAATTCGAAGTCAGACGAGTTACTCTATAAAACAAGGCAAACGGTTAGCAACAGCTTGCCTTCGTGGATCGAGTCGCCACCAAAGGACGAACGCTTTTTTTATGCAGTTGGCGCGGCGCCGGAATATTTTTATGAAGCAAGTTCGTGGGACAATGCAACTCTTCAAGCGCGGAAGCAGCTTGCCAGAACAAAGATGGTTCGTATAAAAGCATTGCAAAAAAGAACCGATTTTGAAGGTCAAGAAAAGCGAATCGAGTCTGTTTTGGTAAAGTTGCAAGCATTTCAAGTTGTAAAACGCTGGCCAGATACGAAGAATCACATTTTTTATGTTTTGGGCAGAATTCCGAAGCAGTAG
- a CDS encoding Spy/CpxP family protein refolding chaperone, with amino-acid sequence MKPKHFFFALLSAALISTSAFAQPGPGMGRGMNMKPGATQTINQQAPLTDEQIEEQMIANMTQRRVEMVKTMKERLNLTDSQASKIENLMKKQDDKRIENFKKMKALRDEQMIQRQETELNILSTLSDEQKKGYAVLRGRGGVMGNMGRRGNGPCGNMQMPPMPAPDAPQENQEDGN; translated from the coding sequence ATGAAACCGAAACACTTTTTCTTCGCGCTACTCTCCGCCGCTTTAATTTCAACAAGCGCATTTGCGCAACCAGGCCCTGGAATGGGACGCGGCATGAATATGAAACCCGGCGCAACTCAAACAATCAACCAGCAAGCACCACTAACCGATGAGCAAATCGAAGAGCAAATGATTGCCAACATGACACAGCGCCGTGTGGAAATGGTTAAGACAATGAAAGAAAGACTCAACCTAACTGACTCTCAAGCGTCAAAGATCGAGAATTTGATGAAGAAGCAAGATGACAAGCGGATTGAGAATTTCAAAAAGATGAAAGCCCTTCGCGATGAGCAAATGATTCAACGCCAAGAAACAGAATTGAACATTTTAAGCACGCTGAGCGACGAGCAGAAAAAAGGGTATGCCGTTTTGAGAGGCAGAGGAGGCGTTATGGGTAACATGGGTAGAAGAGGCAATGGCCCATGCGGCAATATGCAAATGCCGCCGATGCCAGCTCCTGATGCACCACAGGAAAACCAAGAAGATGGAAACTAA
- the thiC gene encoding phosphomethylpyrimidine synthase ThiC, which translates to MSSQTVKPEISTTPFPASKKIYVKGKIHPVSVAMREISLSGEYKVEGKSVSSVTVYDTSGAYTDPNIEIDIKKGLEPIRKQWILERNDTEELSEVSSKFAQSQQANGTIEPELRFPNEPKPRKATTGKIVTQMHYAKKGIVTPEMEYVAIRENQRYEEWKDLCKQHAGMNWGAALRKGAITPEFVRDEIAKGRAIIPANINHPEAEPMIIGRNFLVKINANIGNSAVRSGIAEEVEKAVWACRWGADTIMDLSTGEHIHQTREWIVRNSPVPVGTVPIYQALEKVDGVAEDLTWEIYRDTLIEQAEQGVDYFTIHAGVLLRYIQLTAKRTTGIVSRGGSILAKWCLSHHQENFLYTHFDEICEILKAYDVGVSLGDGLRPGSLADANDHAQFSELRTLGELTNVAWQHDVQVMIEGPGHIPIHLIKENVEKELEECYEAPFYTLGPLTTDIAPGYDHITSAIGAANIGWYGCAMLCYVTPKEHLGLPNKEDVREGVIAYKIAAHAADLGKGHPGAQFRDNILSQARFKFNWQDQFNLSLDPEKAKDFHEKTLVKRPDEVTHFCSMCGPKFCSMKITQEVRDFANKQAIDEKSALEYGLQKKAKEFKEAGGKIYVTPEEVKK; encoded by the coding sequence ATGAGTAGCCAAACCGTCAAGCCGGAAATTAGCACTACGCCTTTTCCGGCATCAAAGAAAATATATGTCAAGGGAAAAATCCATCCGGTTTCCGTCGCAATGCGCGAGATTTCTCTGTCCGGTGAATACAAAGTGGAGGGAAAGAGCGTCTCCAGCGTGACGGTCTATGACACCAGCGGCGCCTACACCGACCCGAACATAGAAATTGATATTAAAAAAGGCCTTGAACCGATTCGCAAGCAATGGATTTTAGAGCGCAACGATACGGAGGAACTTTCCGAAGTGAGTTCAAAATTTGCGCAATCGCAGCAGGCAAACGGCACGATTGAGCCTGAATTGCGCTTCCCGAACGAGCCGAAACCGCGCAAAGCGACAACGGGAAAAATCGTCACGCAGATGCACTACGCGAAAAAAGGCATCGTTACGCCCGAAATGGAATACGTTGCCATTCGCGAAAATCAGCGTTACGAGGAATGGAAAGATTTATGCAAGCAACACGCCGGCATGAATTGGGGCGCCGCATTGAGAAAGGGCGCGATTACGCCGGAATTTGTGCGCGACGAAATCGCAAAAGGCCGCGCGATTATTCCTGCCAATATCAACCATCCCGAAGCCGAACCGATGATTATCGGCAGAAATTTTTTGGTAAAAATCAACGCGAATATCGGCAACTCGGCGGTGCGTTCGGGCATTGCGGAGGAAGTGGAGAAAGCAGTTTGGGCGTGTCGTTGGGGCGCGGACACGATTATGGATTTAAGCACCGGCGAGCATATTCATCAGACGCGCGAATGGATTGTGCGCAACTCGCCTGTTCCTGTTGGCACCGTGCCGATTTATCAGGCGCTGGAAAAAGTGGATGGCGTTGCCGAGGATTTGACTTGGGAAATTTATCGAGACACGCTTATCGAGCAGGCCGAGCAAGGCGTGGATTATTTCACGATTCACGCGGGCGTGCTGTTGCGCTACATTCAACTGACGGCGAAACGCACCACCGGCATTGTTTCGCGAGGCGGTTCAATTCTCGCTAAATGGTGCTTGTCGCATCATCAGGAAAATTTCCTTTACACGCATTTCGACGAAATCTGTGAAATTCTAAAAGCTTACGATGTCGGCGTCTCGCTCGGTGACGGCCTGCGTCCCGGCTCGCTTGCCGACGCGAACGACCATGCGCAGTTCAGCGAACTTCGCACGCTCGGCGAACTCACGAATGTTGCGTGGCAGCACGACGTTCAAGTCATGATTGAAGGGCCTGGTCATATTCCGATTCACCTTATTAAGGAAAATGTCGAAAAAGAGCTTGAAGAATGCTACGAAGCGCCGTTCTACACTTTAGGCCCGCTCACGACGGACATCGCGCCCGGCTACGACCACATCACTTCGGCCATTGGCGCGGCAAATATCGGCTGGTACGGCTGCGCGATGCTGTGCTATGTGACGCCGAAAGAGCATCTCGGCTTGCCGAACAAGGAAGATGTTCGCGAAGGCGTGATTGCTTACAAAATTGCGGCGCACGCGGCAGATTTGGGAAAAGGCCATCCCGGAGCGCAATTCCGCGATAATATTCTCAGTCAAGCTCGTTTCAAATTCAATTGGCAAGACCAATTCAACCTTTCGCTTGACCCGGAAAAAGCGAAGGATTTCCATGAGAAAACATTGGTGAAACGACCGGACGAGGTCACGCATTTTTGCTCCATGTGTGGCCCGAAGTTCTGCTCGATGAAAATCACGCAGGAAGTTCGCGATTTTGCAAACAAACAGGCCATCGACGAAAAGAGCGCGTTGGAATACGGTTTGCAGAAAAAAGCGAAAGAGTTTAAAGAGGCGGGCGGAAAAATTTATGTCACGCCGGAAGAAGTGAAAAAATGA